Sequence from the Periplaneta americana isolate PAMFEO1 chromosome 5, P.americana_PAMFEO1_priV1, whole genome shotgun sequence genome:
ctacatgccctgcccatctcaaacgtctggatttaatgttcctaatcatatcaggtgaagaatataatgcgtgcagttctgtgttatgtaactttctcaattccgaggcttatttgaaggttccgtaacaagctgtttttttacggtgatgggttgctagccctttgcccaacccccaagctggagaaccacccctcatcggctgcccgcgactgcttattcaatatattcacagctaccctccatatcttgagGCCGTCTGCTCGATTcgtaacctgaggacgcgccatgccgtggtgatggggacccacaatacatggtaattatttacttaattacttaaatttatttatttattcacttattcatccgtacgtccgttcatccatccatccatcgatccatcagTCTATTACATTTACAGATCCTACATAGTTAATTCTATATATACATTAATTGGAAAGAGCATTACTTAAACATTAAATTGTTGAAATCGTTGATAGAAAAAAGTTGTTAACTGCTATTACCTTGTTgcagtaaaaatgaaaattttctacCTTAAAAAAGTCTGTTAGACAAAATTCGATTCGTATCATTTACTTGATACTTTGCAGGGCTTAttttttccatatatatatatatatatatatatatatatatatatatatatatatataataccatactattatattttatgattgttgtaattatttttgttcattgtaaCTTCAAATAGCGCAGTGGGTCAATCAGGAATTATTATCTTTTCTGAGTTGGCTATCTGCTGCAAAAGGACagagatttcatagatttcttgCTTTAGgatttaggtacagcttacagtagtaaaatgtttggaaatattaaacaatttttcctccattactgtatcttgtacaataatgaaaattggtatgtgtaaaacagtccttctgctatatgaaaaaaaaaatatatatatatatatatatatatatattttacgatttatttatatagcctatatatatatttttttaaatccagaacagtggcagttcactgtgcagtgatgaagcgtttccctcgtaactcttaaacgtgttaactttttcatgtcctctctcttttattttattgctgaaactcatgtttacaatatcatgctctttcaactacgtttcttaataagtattttttttattctctgttagaaaaaatactaatatttgaccattttttaaatcaatttattttttatcaatctatcaaagaaagagaagtgattttgcatcatattgtagatataacatacataaatacatacaaaaaatgtcatcacagaatgttggatagtttttatagtaatgagggaaacgcttcatcactgcacagtgattttgaatttttaaaaaaaggatatatatatatgtgtgtgtgtgtgtgtgtgtgtgtgtgtgtgtgtgtgtgtgtgtgtgtgtgtgtgtgtgtgtgtgtgtgtgtgtgtgtgtgtgatataaaatatttttttttaaatcgtaaaaatatttttatcataaagcagaaggacagtgttttagacatactaattttcattattggtcaagatatagtaatggagaaaaataatgttgaatatttccaaacttttactgctgcaagctgtacctaaacccttaaaGCGATATTTTTACTACTGTAGATTGTTTTAATTCAGCATTATAGATTGTTACAAGGACGAACATGCATGGCGTAAGTAAAAGCCAGAAGATACTACATATGCTTAAGTGCAAGGAGGGACCTTCTTTTAAAGTTGGTGTTGGGAAGTTGAAAGTTCATAGGTCTTAATGGATTCCAGATGTAGGAAAACTGGAGCAAGCAAAATCTCTGCCAGTACCTCAAGACAAACAAAGAGATATTCAGTTTATGATGAAATGGAGGCCAAAAGTGGACAAGGACTACTATTCTTCCGCTTTTCAATTTAATTGAGAACAATCGCTATGGGATGAGTGCTGTGATTTACTTTGTGTCATTGTCAAATCGTAGTTGAAAAGTAGAATTGTTACATTACAAGGTAATCTTACTGTTTATCCTTGGTTTCAAATTTTTTATTCAAGAAACATTTCCTAATTTGAAATTAGCAGTGTACCTTATGCCAACTTTTGGTATTATAAGTTCAATTTTTATTTGTGTTGTCTTTTATGTTAGTCTCATCCCATATCAAAAAAGGGACAATGATTCAGCAGATAAATCATAGATGTGTAAGCACAAATGAACAGTTAATTCTCCTTTAAAAAAGAACTAATGTATTTTGtgtcattatttataataataagctTTTAGATatgaaagtttaaaaatgtataattgcaAAGTCGAAAATTTTagatattaaggggagaggatggtattttttttaacttttttcctatttggtgtaaattattaattttttgtatgtagaaagctcatagctgtggcaactcaaccaaataaaaatatttgaaaaaataaatatttgggggcccaaatttgaaaaaaaaatattcccaatgcaggattgtactaaaaccgatatatctaaacagtttttaaagatagattcaaacagtttttgcaatgtatttgcagaagtattttctacaaactgtctgtaacaggattttgatattagtccctacgtttgtaaaataaacaattaaaatttagtaaaaattttctgatttcctttctggcaaacaaacggacgtatttttaaagtgaaatcaattaacacaattctgttacagataagagtttcctaatagtctaaagaatgtctgttctaaatttcatgcatgtatatttaatagttcagaaattatattcattttgtctggcaatgtagcaaaaaaaaaatgaagttactggaaaccgataaaagcgggcgtgtgatttaaaaatccatagcgcgggaagtttaaaaatgaagtctcaacattcgataagggcacaaatacccacaaaatgttatgcaattcattccacacatatcaaagggtattaaaaaaaaaaacaattttttgaaaatttaatttaccggaaacaacaataaaagtgggcgagtgatttaaaaatccataatgcaggaagtttaaaaatggcgatccttacatatcacagagtactttaaagaattttttttttcaaaatttagtcatttttcatcaaaaataccatcctctccccttaaggaatAAAGAGGTTGTATCTGCAAAGTGACACTTAAATATCGTCAAATTACAATATGAGAGAGGTATGTGAATAATGGTAAAAAGTCAGTTTGCCTAAACAGAAATTTAGTACAAGTTAAATTTATTATccgaatttatttgtaataaaatattacattttacaagctgaacttcAGAGTGTTCTACTGTAAAGTGAGACTAAAGGCAGATAGAATACTTACATTCTCACCCagcgatataggcctactgagatATTGTTTGGtgtaaatttttttcatttcgggaatattttgtgactttttgaattggttttaatttatattaaagtaGCATTAGCATTTCAGCATTCATgaaatttcaatacttttattTGTGATCCAGCTCACCAATACACTTGTAAATCATGTACTTACTTACTATACactgctggcttttaaggaacctggaggttcattgccgccctcacataagcccgccattggtccctatcctgagcaagattaatccagtctatcatcgtatccacctccctcaaatccatttcaatattatttttccatctacgtctcggctttcccaaaggtctttttccccccagcctcccaactaacactctataattatgcatttctggattcgcccatacgtgctacatgccctgcccatctcaaacgtctggatttaatgttcctaattatgtcaggtgaagaatacaatgcttgcagttctgcgttgtgtaactttctccattctcctgtaacttcatccctcttagctccaaatattttcataagaaccttattctcaaacaccctgaacctatagtctgtggataagcttcggggcttctaccgcgttgtcttggtgttgatgGCTGAAGTTTCGACctttgtgttgtggtcatcttcatagcagttggataaggaaatagtctgcgagctcgtatatatagtagtctcgatggtgGGAGAATCTACGACGTATCACCGAAAGTACTCCTCCCATCGAAACGaccgagctcgcagactatttccttatccgaAGTTTATCCACAGACCAtatacaccagccgcggaagcctacgcgaaaccttaacctatgttcctctctcaaagtgagagtccaagcttcacaaccataaagaacaaccggtaatataactgttttataaattttaacgttcagattttttgacagcagactggatgatgaaagcttctcaaccgaataataacaggtatttcctatatttattctgtgtttaatttcctcccgagtatcatttatatttgttactgttggtctcaggtatttgaatttttccatctcttcaaaagataaatttccaatttttatatttacatttcgtataatattctcgtcacgagacataatcatatactttgtctgttcgggatttacttccaaacctatctctttgcttgcttcaagtaaaattcccgtgttttccctaatcgtttgtgaatattctcctaacatatgcagcaataataataataataataataataataataataataataataataataataataataataataataataatactctcagTGCGAGTGAATGTATAAGTGAATAGAGCTCTAGCAGCAGACAGATCACAGGTGTATTGAACAAACAGTTTCAGCGAATTATATGCAACGtatatgaatatattaaaaatactcTGCCAAAAAAGGGACCAATAGTTGAAACTGCAAAGGCGGTAGGACTGAGTAGACAAGCTGTTAGTAAAATAATAAGAAGAGAGTGGAAAACACCTCAGAAGATGCGCAACAAAATACAGAAGTTTAGAAAAATCGATAATTTTACTTGCAATATAGTTCgtagggaagtttacaatttttttttgagaAGGGACAATCGCCAACCGTGGATGAATTACTAACCGAACTACAAAAAAGCGCCAGTTTCCATACAAAGAAACCAGTCTTCGGGAAATTTTACGAAATCTTAGTTTCCGTTTCCGAATGCTCAACAAAAGGTGCAAAATTATGGAGTCTTCCAGAATAATAGCGTGCGATACCGATGTTTGTATAAACTGAATAGTCTAAGGTCTGCTGGATACCAAATAATGTTCTTAGACGAAACTTGGTATGACACACACGACGTGGTAAGGAAGAGTTGGGATGATGTTGTGTTGTCTTCAGCGCCCGTGTCTTGGGATAAGAGAATTATGATACTTCATGCTGGAAGTAAGGTTGGATGGGTTCCCAATTGCTTGTATCTATCATCGAGAATCATTGGTGACTCTTTGGCTGATTCACATGATGAAATGAAATCAGCAATATTTGAGAACTGGTGTCAGAAGAAATTAGTTCCGAATCTGCCTGGAAGAAATTGTGTTATTGTCTTAGACAATATGAGCTATCATAGCAGATTAAAATATAGTGTCTCTACCATGTCTACTGGAAAAGATGATACACTAAGTTTTATGAATGATCATAACTTGGATATTCCGAATCCTGTCCCCATAAAAGCAGTATTATTAGAGAGGACAGCAACATAAAGAGGGAATTTGTTATTGATGACATTTCACGAGCCCATGATCGTGAAGTATGCCCCCTTACCATGTACTCTGAACCCGATTGAATTGGTTTgggaaaaaactgaaaaaaaaacaggtaGAAAAAATATGACTCCGTCCAGGAGTGATATTGTGTGTACAGTTCTGCGGCAATGTACGGTAGACATTCTACCAGCTTTGTGGGAAAAATGTGTTAAGAAAACCATAGAAATTGAAGGAGCATACATGATGAGGTATAAGCCTACTGAAACTGACAGCAGTAGGGTaaagtagcataaatcgcaccgcttcctaaatggtaCCACTGCTAGtttgaaacaagttactgtagtagtgtagtactgttacaatctaccatatgaacttccaccatgtcacttgatttctgccacttctttgtgctagcaacgtggtgatagagtatttatTATAATCGCTCAGGTAGATGTAGtctatatttagctaacattttgtaactaaataacggatttctatacaaaggaatccataatcttaagatgttaatggttaatagaaataataaagaacatgtaacttagtacgattttcgaacatgtggtgattataggctaggcctataatgaaggaaataataacttatgacgtagtttcttaattcgcaccactttgtaggtgcctaattcgcaccggtgcgatatgagcgactgtagcaattctagccgtacaaaaaaggccaaaaaaattttaactgaacgaggaatacttcaggtgggtgcaatatcaagtggtgaaaagggtgttaatacaacaagtgtgtgttgtacaagcgcaccagatattttgtgccacctatgaaaattgttaaacgtcaaacagtgcatcctacattatcagctgatgttcttccaggatcgttatttgtttgctctgattcaggttacatcaacagtgaggTGAGCTATTTGTCGAATTGCTCAagcattttatttgccactcaaacctgccatagaaaaaagtgctgcttctgtatgtccacctatacgaaccattccacaaatttagaagctagattatctcgggaaaatgatgtgctcctatttcagcttcctagtcataatactcagaggcccagcatttagatgtttctatcttcaaaccatttcagacagctaaatcatgaagcagatcttaggtggcttcgagatcatcgtggagaaaaggtgacgcagtttacagtttaaactgcctggtgaagcacatggcaaatgtgtaacaataaaaaaacgcattcaggaagtttaaatgttaggtaatttatgctctattttttcaatttcattcgaaGATgggttactctctttcattaatttcaataaaattgtaattttcatttattacattattcatattaaatactgttcaatatgttcaatgttaaaagctttccttcatcccggttaaagaggtgcgatttaagaaaccgcaggtgatatttaggaaactagttgcctaaatggcatcattgacaagtgtttcgaaaatgtcattctacttcaaaaatagtaaatcaaattcaaggattcttttttacatgaaaggtaaatgttctgggaatgtatttctgtaaaggactgcagaaaataaaaattgtatttttcaataaaaattataaatgctgaattgGAGCGATATACGCAACTTTCCCTAAGTTCGTCATACAAGTGTGCGAAACCGACGAAGGTGCCGAGGAaagtgctgaggacgaacattaaggtatgtgattaaaaataataataattaaggagttaagaatgtcaatgtactcctacataataataataataataataataataataataataataataataataataataataataatagccatttcaCAATATAGCAAACCAGTAcctattcttatcgaggaagtagacgtgacaacgtgacgcttaaagtgaaacctacagagcaataATCGGTcgacaaaattatgttttaaaagcacaccgtaCGTTACCCcccccccgaaaaaaacctcaaccaggtaacttttcccatccaggatttgaacccgagtgcGCTcgtacggtcaggcatgctaaccgttacttcacagcggtggacactaCAGCATCAAACAAGCATAGGATGCTATACACGTAaatcaatatgtaataaaataacttAGATATGCTTAAAATGTTTATAAGAAGTAGAACGATTATATAATTTTTTGCAATGAAATTTGATGCCAATAAATCACAATAAAGTGACTAATAATTCTGCTTAATGAAGATtgctcatttttttaaatttccaactATCGCCAAAGTACTCACCAAAAATTTCTTAGACTGTCAGTAAGATCTACATACAATTAATGCTCCTTAAATCTGAAAATCGAAATTTTAAGGACTAAAATAATTTCGTTTTACATTACATTGGAAAAACAGTGGTAGTATTACATGTTGAAAAAAATGTAGTATctagaacaataattaattataattttttggaaGGAACTAGATTTTCGGCCTCGTAAGTCCTATATATCCCACGAGTTCTATAGGTCTTACTCCCGGTATTTCTTCTTGAACTGTATCCACCAATTCCGCATGGTAACCTCTAACTCTAGCAACTGCAGCTTCCTCAGCCATTATTCCTTCTGGAAAAGCAGATGCCGCATCTTCAGCCGCCTTCACAGCACCGTCATAACGACAAATAGCTTCAGCTTGTGCCAATTTATCAACGGCTTCTGCAAGCCCAGAAGTATAGTAATCAGGGTGTAAACTTCTCGCAGTCTCCACAGCACTTAGAGTGGATTTAGATTTGACGTCTCTTCTTGTTCCACAAGCAAGTCTGTTTGGATCACCACTGAAAAAATTGCTTGCATAAGTATCCATCCCTTGATAATCCTTTCTTTTCTTGAGCTCTGCATTTACTGCATCATCGAACATTTTCATTGGTGAGGGTTTCTTGCAAGATCCTGTACCCCGTAATTTAGTTTCACGAGATTTTGGAACTTCAAAACTTCTTGTTTTTATAGAGTCCATTCTTTGTTGCATTCTCCCATGTGGACTCCTTATAATTGTGCGTCTAATACCTTCATCTCTAGACGCGCTTATTGTCTCCATACCTGATGCAGACGTAGGAGCCTCTGGAAATACATCTTCGGAAGATTCCATGGTCTTTGAGCTGAATCCTTGTGACTGTAAATTTAGTCTAAATGCACGGTTGTCAGATGATCTGGGAACTGTCTGTTGTATATTCAatctatatttttctcttttactTTTATCATGCTCATGTCTGTACACTTCAGGAAGTCTTTCCTTTACTTTCTCATCTTCTCCAAACATCGGGAGTTTCCTAACCGtttttgattttttattatacTCAGTCCATATTTCTGCTTCTTGGTCAGAAGtttcttcataactaatatttgGGTACTCATCTTCTCTTACTCGTCTCATTATGCCGCGTCTTGGAGGTGTCAAGGGCGAGTCTGGTGAATCCTCAATCGTGGAAGGCAGCCACTGCTCCTGCAGAAGTATGTAAATCAGTACTCAGATCATTAAATTTAAGGATACTCAGAgatgaaatgttatttttctaaACCACTCAAGCCAAAATTATCTACGTCATGTGTACAGTTTTTATGTTGCATGTGAATAGTGTTTGCActaaatttcatctcatttggtgTACAATGTATGAATTACAATACTTCTGTAAGTTAAATTAACTTTCTCAAAAATCGCTACTTTTCTTATAATTTTCAAAGTTTTTGTGTGTCAAACCAATTAACCAATATTGTGGAGAACTGTTGATTACATCacccaaaaaaatatatttaaacgaGTAAGCGGATATCTGTATAGATGTTACGTAAACAATTTAGCTGACAAGCTAAATTGTAAGAATAGATACTGCCCTAATACTACCGATTCAGCTATTCGGTTTGTTGACTTAATGTCGACATTAATAACCTCAATGCGAAAGTTATTGTATGAAAGAGttagttattatgtaaaagaggatctaaaattaaatataaatatgtctgTTGTAAAAGATAATTGGATGAATATAGCAGCATGGACGatatatacacttgtttattttagagttaaaagAGAATTTCAAATTTAGCAAGTAAATAAGTTTTAAGGTTTAAAATAAACGCGATTGgttgaaacttgcactaaaactagacgtaagtggaAGTTAAGACAACATAATTTGAATAGTTATATGatataaaattctttatttaattgtatatttattgtgtataattactacttgTGTATATCTTAGTTTTAATTACTAAGTTTATGTACTATTttgtgaattattaataaatacttaCATCACCGAAAAACTATCTCGATaaagtatatttatttcaaaatcaggCCTTAATATTAATGACTAAAGCATTAAATCCACCCCAATCGTTGCCATACAGATTCTTACGAATATTAGTAAGAGATTGCCATAAAGTTATTGTGAGAAATTAAAACAGAATCCTATTCCTCAAAGGGAAAGAACTTCATTAATAAAGACAAGCCATTAAATAGCATTAGTATAGACCACTGGCTATAGAAATAATTGAAACAAAAGATACCCACATAAGGAGTGGTTATAAATTTATACAGGTAGATTCCTTATATCACAAGCAAGATCAGCAGAGTTCTCTATGCCTTTTACCATCCTGTAagaaaatatacaacaaattttgaaggATAAGTTAgtgctatatattatatatacctcAGCAAAACTCTTATATAGATTAAATAAAGTCCAAAACTGTCATATTAACATATTTAAGGGTAGccataaaaactataatttcacaaGTCTACAGAAGGCGCTAAATTTCAAGATTGAAAGAAGCTCGATTACCTAACTAAACTACACAAAAAATTTGTTTGCAGTGGATTCATTCCCATTGTGATATAAAACGAAATGAAACAGTACATTATCTGTAGACTTTTTTTGTTAAAATGGGAACTGAAATTTTGCAACATTCTAATAACGGACTCCCATTTTACTCTGGAAAACAACTAATCAAAAGTAAATTCAGATCTAACCAAAAACAAAATACGAAGGGAGCAAAAGATTAAATTAAGGAAATGTTGTTGTATAACCCAAGATAATACCCCAAGGGACATATACTAGTAAATCTGCTGCCACTATATTCAGGTTGATAACAGTCATAATTGTTTGGCAAACCACCTGCTCAGGATAGAAATTTTCCATACAACCATCTGCAAATTCGGTGACgcaaacaaagaaatgaacatGAAACACATAAAAAAACGCACAACGTTGCTACAAAACGATGACATTGTACAAAAATACTGCAGTGCAAGACggcaaatgacttcattgtccaATGCATAGACattgtaccaccaccaccaccaccaccaccaaaaacAACACCATATTAtgtgaaataacaaatgaaaataactgTTTTTGGCATTTACCACATAAATTCAAAACAGCAAATTAAATAGAATTTTagagtaaatattgtaaataataataattttacattcttAGCAGTTGTAAACTGTCACAACAAGAAAACTGCTCTTCTgtattttgtttcacattttgtTGTAGTCTGTATTCACTTTCAGTCACTATAGGCATCATGTAAGTAGGCTTGTCCTTGTGCACATAGACCATTATCGTCATTGCCACCTTTCTTTTATAGTTTGTGAAACCAGCTGCTTGATTTCTTGATTTTGtaggaaattttaaaaatgtacatagCCCTAACAGACCACACGCCTACTATACACACTAACCTACACAACATTAGTAAAGAAATAATTACTAGTTATATGAGATGACCATCatttaaaaacactataaacaactAAAGtatacatactgtactgtaagtAACCAATTCCTCCTAGAACACAAAGCCACAGAGCAATTTTGGCAACAACGAATTACGTCACAACATGTGGGCTCGATGTAGGCTATTGAAATGTGAATCGAAATTTAAGAAGACGCATTTATTCCGCTAATTAATAGTGTTAAGGATGACATAATTACCACAATTACAATACCGCAGTTAATAATACTGTTGTAAGGTACATAGTGACATTGGTGATTTTCCCTTTTGTAACAATGCATGGAAGTGAATTCTGAGAAGGTTAATATTGTGTTGACAAAATAAACGGAAAATTGGTCAGACAATATTGAGAATTTACATATATAATATCATCATCGAAACTTAACGTCTATTTTACTATGCTAAATTAGTGTGAAGATACACTATCTAAGGGAACTAAGAAGACTGATATGGatagtgatatttatttttcagccaactttacaatccATAGTTACAGTGGATGTTTACATTTCTGCATTTCGATCCACCATCACTTTAATACCACCCTTtgatatattcatttgccaagtatttcatGATTACtttctatttttttgttttaactgaattgctatctgtctctctctatctatcttcttctattctctctctccCTACCATTTCCCACTTTcctattaggcctaaatattgtaCATTCCTCTTCCTAATTATTTCCGttattttttattctctattctcaaatctatCTACTTGTAATCATTCTTTTTTAGCTATTtcctcctaaattatttgtctatatttctattttatatcTCTTATTTTCTTTACATCACTTATTATTTCCTCACCAATTTCCCTCTATTTATTCACGTACTTATCTCTTTTTCTTCGCTCTAACTCCTAAATTCCCTCTTTCCGTTTACTTATGTTTCTTATAGTTCCCCTGATGCTATTCTCACCCACAAGATGTAGGCCTAGCAATTGAATGTAATAAACTTATGAATTGTACCCTTTCTATTCTTTTTAAATTGTCATATTCCGTTGATAACTATGGAAATAAGATAAAACTTAAATACTTTTCTATCATAAAGTCACATTGCACATTTTGTCAAATCTGGTGACTTGGAGGGCTGGCGATCAGCGGCTGTGGTATGTTCAATCCAACGATATGATAGATGGTCAATTCGAAAATGTCTACATAACAATCTTTGTTGCCATTACTTTGAGTTTCTTTTCACAAGTTGCAGAACACAAAACGATTTATGTTGTGAAGTTGCCAATTTCCAACAATGTGACCGATGGCAACAGAAATAATACGTTTTACGAAACTAAGAACTTTGAAAGCTTGACCACCAAATGACATGTACCTACGATTAATTAATATTCACTTAATCGTATAAAAGTGTCGCCATGATTTTGA
This genomic interval carries:
- the LOC138700544 gene encoding uncharacterized protein; translation: MSCGCGSCGGVGGSYDGGGSGGGCCGGTCGSSETTRRPEGVVMDETFILPDREQWLPSTIEDSPDSPLTPPRRGIMRRVREDEYPNISYEETSDQEAEIWTEYNKKSKTVRKLPMFGEDEKVKERLPEVYRHEHDKSKREKYRLNIQQTVPRSSDNRAFRLNLQSQGFSSKTMESSEDVFPEAPTSASGMETISASRDEGIRRTIIRSPHGRMQQRMDSIKTRSFEVPKSRETKLRGTGSCKKPSPMKMFDDAVNAELKKRKDYQGMDTYASNFFSGDPNRLACGTRRDVKSKSTLSAVETARSLHPDYYTSGLAEAVDKLAQAEAICRYDGAVKAAEDAASAFPEGIMAEEAAVARVRGYHAELVDTVQEEIPGVRPIELVGYIGLTRPKI